The Nitrospirae bacterium YQR-1 genomic interval AGGCGGCTCCACAGAGATGTAGATATTGTGTTAATTGACGCCGGCTGCGGATTTGGAAACGGAAGGCTCTTTCCCGTTGGACCGCTTAGAGAACCAATTACTGAACTCTCACGCGCATCAATCATCATACTCACTAAAAACACTACTACCTGCGTTGCTGCTAAATCCGACATATACCGGTTAGCCGGAACTTCTATACCAAACATCACAGACCATATATACAAAGCCTCCCACGGAGTAACCTCCCTGATAACTCCACAAGGTGAGCGATTACCCGCCTCCATGTTAACCGGCAAAAACGTATATGCCTTTTGTGGTATAGGCAATCCGCAGTCTTTTGCAGATTCACTGAAAGCAGCAGGAGCAAATGTCCTAAAACTCCGTATATTTCGTGACCATCATAACTACAAGCCCTCAGAGATTAAATCCCTCTTAACTGAAACTAAATCATCATCAGCCAAATTGATTATAACTACCGAAAAAGACCTGATAAAACTTAAGGATTTCCCCGCCCAAAACCTCTTCGCTCTTGTGATTGATTTTATAATTGATGATTCATTTTATGATATTGTGATATAAAGAAATTGCAGCTATCCCAAAAAAAACATTAAGTTAAAGCGACTAAACCTTGGAGACCGGGGGTCGAGGGGAATCATTCCCCTCGCAGGAAGGGGTATGAGGGGAAGGACAGCGTCCTCCCCCTTATTAATTTTACTTTTTTGAATGCAACTTGGTTTTATTATACCAAAGCCGCTAGTAAACCATAACAAGGCGTCTCATTCTGATATTTATAAGAATCCCTGCAATAATGAAATTAGAGATTAGCGATGTGCCGCCGTAGCTCATAAAAGGAATCGGCACACCCACCACGGGCATCATCCCAAGTGTCATCCCGATGTTTATCAGAAAATAGAGAAATAACATAAAGGTAAGCCCCGAGGCCAGATATTTGCCGAATTCGTCTTTTGCCTTTATTGCCGTATCAAACCCCCTGATAAAAAAAATAAGATAGAAGCCAAAGAGCATCATCGCCCCTGCAAATCCCCACTCCTCGGCAAAAACCGAAAATACAAAATCCGTATGTTTTTCCGGTAAGAACTTAAGAGGTCCCTGTGTTCCTTTGAGAAATCCTCTG includes:
- the lpxK gene encoding tetraacyldisaccharide 4'-kinase produces the protein MNPVEYIYYMGYRLSRWNGLRKQRRLPHKTISIGNLTLGGTGKTPLVISIAEKAKKLGYSPCILTRGYRGRAKNPVFVSKGDGPLIDYSDSGDEPYLMALRLRGVEIIKSADRYEAGVMSEKADLFIIDDGFQHRRLHRDVDIVLIDAGCGFGNGRLFPVGPLREPITELSRASIIILTKNTTTCVAAKSDIYRLAGTSIPNITDHIYKASHGVTSLITPQGERLPASMLTGKNVYAFCGIGNPQSFADSLKAAGANVLKLRIFRDHHNYKPSEIKSLLTETKSSSAKLIITTEKDLIKLKDFPAQNLFALVIDFIIDDSFYDIVI